DNA from Demetria terragena DSM 11295:
GCGAGCGCGCGCCTTAGATCGCTCGAGAACCGCTGCCGGACAGTGCTATTCGACCGTGATACCACCGGAGCTCGACCAACATCCGCTGGATCCGAAATGGCGCGACAATCGCGACACATCCTCGGCCACCTCGACGGCGTCTTTGCTGCGACGGCGGCGGCAGCGCACGCCCAACCGCTCCGGGTAGGCACCTTCGTCTCCCTCGCCCCCTCCCTCTTCCCCTCGCTCGAATTGCTCTTGGGCGAGCGCGTCATACCCACGGTGTCGCACGGCCCTGATCTCCTCACCCTCGTCGGCGAGGGTCAACTCGATGCCGCCGTGGTCGGAGTGGCGGACCAGGTCCCCCTGCCACGCAGAGTTCGTGTCACCACACTCGGACGCGACTCCCTCCACCTCTTCCGACAGCACGACACACCCGGTCTCGGCACGGGGCGACGCCCGCTCGCCGAGCGGCGAGTACTGGTCGCGACGTACGACCGCAGCGGCCCTGAAGTGCTCGAGCGGCTCGCTCGGCTTGGGGCTCACGCGGAGCCTGCACCCACCCTGCCCACGGCACTGAGCATGGCCAGGTATCGCAGCGTCCTTGCCGTGGTGCCGCGATCGGCGCTCGCGCATGAGCTTGGCGAGGGCGAAGTGAGTGAAAGGTTGCCGTTCCAGCAGCGCATCACACTCTCACTCGTGACGGGCCGTGAGCCCGATCCGCGCATCGCCAACGCCGCGTCGTCGCTCGGCCAGTGGCTGCATCTGCAACCCACCAGGTGATCGTTTTACATCTCACAAGATGCGCACTATTCTGCACATCATGAGTGAATCGCTTCCCCCCTTCCACCTGGCCATCCCCGTTCATGACATTGAGGCAGCACGCGCCTTCTATGGCGACACGCTGGGCTTCGGACGCGGGCGCTCCGATGTCCGCTGGACTGACTGGAATGTCGAAGGCCACCAGGTCGTCACCCATCAGGTCGACAATCACACCGCCCATGTCGCCGGCACCAATCCTGTTGATGGACACGACGTTCCCGTTCCCCACTTCGGCCTCGTACTCAACCCGGACCGATTCCAGGAGCTCGCGAAACGCCTCACGGATGCCGGCACCGACTTCGTCATCGAGCCCTATGTCCGCTTCGAAGGCGAGCCCGGCGAACAGTGGACCATGTTCTTCCTTGACCCGTCAGGAAATGCGTTGGAGTTCAAGGCGTTTCGCGACCTGTCACAGCTCTTCTCAGTCTGATCAAGCCCATGGATGACGGCGCCCTGGCCGACGATTTCCTCGTCCGTGTCGGCACGCGCATTCGATCCTTACGGATTGAGCAGAGTTTGACCGTGCAAGAGCTCGCGGACCGAGCTGGGATCAGTCGGCGGTTGTTGACCCAGATCGAACACGGTCAGGCAAACCCAA
Protein-coding regions in this window:
- a CDS encoding LysR family transcriptional regulator, translated to MSDTPNVDDLRLVLAISEEGSVGAAARLLHIAQPSASARLRSLENRCRTVLFDRDTTGARPTSAGSEMARQSRHILGHLDGVFAATAAAAHAQPLRVGTFVSLAPSLFPSLELLLGERVIPTVSHGPDLLTLVGEGQLDAAVVGVADQVPLPRRVRVTTLGRDSLHLFRQHDTPGLGTGRRPLAERRVLVATYDRSGPEVLERLARLGAHAEPAPTLPTALSMARYRSVLAVVPRSALAHELGEGEVSERLPFQQRITLSLVTGREPDPRIANAASSLGQWLHLQPTR
- a CDS encoding VOC family protein encodes the protein MSESLPPFHLAIPVHDIEAARAFYGDTLGFGRGRSDVRWTDWNVEGHQVVTHQVDNHTAHVAGTNPVDGHDVPVPHFGLVLNPDRFQELAKRLTDAGTDFVIEPYVRFEGEPGEQWTMFFLDPSGNALEFKAFRDLSQLFSV